In the genome of Thunnus albacares chromosome 8, fThuAlb1.1, whole genome shotgun sequence, the window TTTCCTCCTGCAAAGCTGCCATCCTCAGTTGTGAACAGAAATAACTACATTCAGGGGCAGCAGGTTTCTAATCTAGCCAGACTGCAAACTACCTGACTACTCATTTATAGCACAGCATGATGAATGATGGCTGGTGTTTCCTGCATTGTGACATTGCCTGCATCCTGACCCTTTTGGTTTTCAATCACATGAGGAGTGTTGAGTTATGTACTACAAAGCAAAGCAATAAGATGTGATGTGACAAACTTCCATCTGAATGACTTGAAAATCATTACTCAACTGGAATACATACACTCTACACACTGATGCTTTTAATATAGTGTAAACTCCCACAACAGATATAAAAAAAGGaagctatacaaataaaaggaaaactGGCTTTAGCGTGAGCtgcattttcatcatcaaaagcTTAGAAAATGACATCTGCTGCGTATCAAAAGACAATTACCACTAATAGAATTTAAAGCGCCATTACTCAGACTGAGTTTGTTATTTCTAAATTAAGTTAGTAGCTCAGTCTTTAACAGTACAAACGGGATACAATtagttagtgttagggttaggcttACACTCAACAGGGCTAACTAGTTAGCGTCAGTTAGCTAACCTAACTTAATGATACGCCTGCCAAATATCGTCATGACCTTACCTTGATATCTGGGAGCATTTGTCTGACTTTGAACGTTGTTTTAGATCCAGTCAACATTTTTAACGACAGGTCAACTcgagttaattaaaaaaaaaagaaaatacgaGCGAAATAAAGCccactgaaagaaaatatttttttaaaaaatgtgtgatATTATCAGGTAACGGTCGTGTTGTTAGCGTTctcctctttccatttttatccAAGAAAAaccgttaaaaaaaaaaaaacaggtccGGAGTCCAGTAACGGCTAGCCTGTATCACCGGCTGCAACAACAGAGGTGTTCAGTGTGGACAAGCAAACTATTTTCGCTCTTTTCATCGCTATTCGCACTGACAGCCTCTGTGTCCTGGCCGCAcgaaaaacaacagcacaccCAGCTGAAATGTACCATCAGTCACTGGACTATTAATACTGTTAGTGTTAGTCACTCGCGGAGAGATGTGTTCACCGTTACTGACGCTTTGCTACCCATTGCTTTCTATTTGTTTATTCGTTCGCCATAGTGAAACACAtactggtggaaaaaaaaaaaaaaaaaaaaaagctaagtGCAGCAGTGGAGCTCCTTAAAGGGCCAGTACATCTGGATCATCAAAAAGTGCACCGAAAGCCCCAAACTGACAGTAAGAGTCAGCAAATCTCAGCAAAAATGCACTTACagtattaaaaagtaaaaacccTCGTTATGAGCAGTGATGgaaagcacatttactcaagtgttGTATTtcagtataattttgaggtacttgtactttgctTGAgtctgctactttatacttccactccactacatctcagagggacatattgtactttctactccactacatttatttgacagctttggttatttttcagatgaagatttgacacaacggataatataacaagcttttaaaatacaacacatagtttaaagatgaaaccagtggtttccagtcttttttggcctttgatgtcttattaaaaaagcagtgtgtagtcggggtcacatttcagatgtctgtgaggtgttaacagctccaccaaatagtgatttttccttttaaacttctcacatggtttcatttcaataaatgttcaaatgatccaatatttcaacaaatatcaaagatgaaagtaaaagtccaaataattgaaaacagatttgtgttgcagaattttgttttttcttctttccctctcccattaatcatcccactacccctcagatttatcttgtgactctttggaggggcccgacccctaggtttggaaccactggactaaactaaactaaactgtatataaagtagttgaaactagctccacctccagcggCTACAACAGTAATGTAAGCAGTCACATGCtgtttacacactgatgcttcagtattaataatctaatgatgtcatatataataatatatcagcaagagggaccaaaccaatactttaagtacattttgctgttaatacttatgtacttttacttaagtaggatttttatgcattatttttacttgtaataagagtatttttacattgctgtattggtatttttactgatggatctgaatacttcttcctgGTTGTTGTGGAAAACACTGGTTATTTTTCACCACTGCAAGTCATATTAAACTGtataattattttcaaattccTTAAACTTATGATTTATGGTGTCCAAGCTCATTTATCTGGTCCTTGTTCTGATATAAAATTACCGTTTGATATAACTGTGTCGTTTGTTGACGCACCTGACAAATCTGTTTAAAGTGGTTCACGTTTGACTTTGGTCTCCAACGGTGTTGCCTGCATGATCTGTTTGGCCTTTAATGACATCCATGGAAACAGCTTTTTGTGATGCACACACTTATGAATGAGTCAATTTTGCTTTTCACAATCGGTGATTATGAAATGGCTTTGGCTTTGTACTCAGGAAACTTAATTTTAAGGGTCTAAATTGAGGAAGTATCTGATCCAGTCAGCCAACAtccataaaacacattaaactctTGACCTTCTGGTGTTTCCAGCATTCAAAACCCgtccagaaaaataaaatatactggTCAATTTACCATCTACAGGCTCAGCAGTACCTTTTGATGATCCTTCAGCAAGTCTGTGTGGGGACTggctcctcttctctcttcatcCAAACTCGTGGCAAGAAACCACCAATGGTTCTCTTTAAGACCAGTACAGGAGAccaattcagaaaaaaaaaattcctttcCAGCTAGAACAGGGAAAGTCTGAATAATCCTGAGCGGCAGTCTGTCCTGCTGAACAGGTGGGGAGCCAGTGTCCTTGTGAACTATAATAGAGAGGTCTGGATTTTTGACCACATGGGAAACTGTTCAATATTACATAAGGGTCTCCGATTTCTCTAATACATAAAACAGTCCCAGACACAGGACCTTGCATCATCTGAGCTGGAGGTATTCAACAATGTATAATGCAACAAGGTTAGGGTAATACAGAATGACAGATAACTAGTATTAACAGTATAATATAAGGATAAGCTTtctttccatttatttctgtgCCATTGAAATGTTTCTGAGTGTTTTTTATGTCTCTACTGCTCAATTTTCTATAatagtgatgatgataatttcGGCAGGACGGATGACTGACACCATCATCCTAAAACCTTATACAAGCTGAGTTTGGGGTTTTAATTATAAAGAAAATGTAAGATAAATGTTGACCAATCCAAGCTACCAGCTAGTCCTTATACTTAATGTAtggataaaaatataaagtgcaTAAAACcagctttttattattatatgcaTTTTGTTGAAAAAGAATTACACTACAGAAATACCTTCCGTTATATATTTATGGAATAAATCCCAGTTCTGTGATAATGTGGTTATTGCTTTAATGATCCAGGACTCTGTAGATAACAAGAGGTTTTTTTCATaggaaacagagaacagaggaagCATAGCGTTCTTGAAATACAATGAGAATTTATTCAAACGGtgcaaaaaaaattaataattataataataataacctaaCATAAAATCTGATGTTCTTTCTATCCAGATTGCACTGTCACACAGCCTTAGGGCTCtcctctcaaaaaaaaaaaaaaaaaaaaaatcaaaacattaaaacaataaaaaataaaaacagatcaaAATACCAGGACAACTGAAATCAAGTTAAAATAATGCACAAATTTGGTAAAATGGATTGCCATTTACATGCAACAGTTCCAGTCCCATGCAACTCGAAGTATTCCATGTTaatgtcactgatgatgaatATTCTGTTCCCACAGAAATGACAGTATTGTAcaagatataaaaatatatatcggGTCAGTTGTGTTGCAAAACAAATTCTGAGCCATTTCTCTTCTGGTCTGGAGGAAACGAGCTGGGTCAACAAgaacattactgtcatgtttTAGCATAGCACGGATTGGTGGCTGTAGAAAAAAAGTAAACGAAAtttacaaatcaaaaaaaaaaaaaaagcaacaaacaacTAAAAGCCAGACTGCTGGACAACTAGCCATGTCAGAAAGAACATCCTAAAATCGTCTCAACTAAACATTCCACAAGGAAACCtattaaaaaaatctcactataaatatatattctcaAATGGTATCTTGTTAGGTCAGCATTAAGGAAATTAGTTTGCAGTGAGACAGCCTCGAGTATCGAGAGGCTCGTCTGGGAGTCGCTTTCGACAGCCAAAATGTCACTTTCTGGTAAACACCGATTCTACCCCAAATCCAGTCTCTTACAAGCTTATCATCCACACCTGTTTTAGATCCAACAATATACATTCTTAcccttttaaaaacactgtaaaacttTGGGCTTACAAAAATAACTTGGAACATATTTATACAACctctcattgtttttttttcttaaatacaaaaaagtgtTTGTAGCCTAAGTctgatgttttacatgtttctgaGGCATCCCTGTAAGCTAATTGTAAGCTAATTATTACGTACTttggagggagggaaagagagtatgcacacacacacacacattattaaaaACAGGCATCACCTTCCCACAGTAAGGGAACACTTCATAGGTCTCATCTGAATTACAATGCTAGTGCAtgaacactgtcaacacacataaacacagcaaatgctaatgtttttttttttttttgggaaataGCGttatttaagtgttttattgtcattaaaaCTCTAGTGTCACTTTAAATGCACATCAAGAAGACTCCTTCCTTCCTTGATCGGCTTTTGTGATGTGGATAATATTGCGATATAGTGTTAAACTAGCACTACTGAAAATGATTCCCCAACATTTTGGTTACTTTTTGTTTGTAGTTTAGGATGTAGGGCACAAGGGCAAGTTCCTACTGTAACActgagtaaaaagaaaaacaaaacaagagtgCCCTCAACTGGGCAAGGCAGTGAATTGCATACTAAAATTGTGCTTCTCTGATAGACTTAGGCCAAAGAACAGATTCAAATCAACAAGAGTAGAGCGACGGATGTCACGCTACCACAAATGAAAAGAAGGaatcaaaacaagaaattcTCACCACTGCTCATTTTAAGGGACTCAATAACAAATTTAAGTGTTTAAGTAGTCATTTTTGACATGAAATGAGATCATAATAAGTAAGACTCAAACTGAATATTAGCCAGTATCAACTAGTTGATATGCcttactaaaaaaaaagaaatctaaatAGCTTTAACACAAATTTTAAGAACAATAATTTGTTAAATCTTGGGGGGCAGTAGTAATAGTAGAAACTGCAGGCAACGAGGCAAGCAGTGGGTACTTGATGTACGTCTTgcacaacacacagacaggattATGATGCCATGAGGACAAATACTAAAAAAAGGCAACTAGGAAACTGAGTTAGATGGTGACACTGGCACCAAAATGTAGCTCTACAGTAACTGAATCCTTTAGAGAAACCCTTCTGGCCTGTGCCTCTGATTTCCCATGAACAGAGGTGGCAGTGTCTGCAGAGATGAACAAAGGACAACAGTCAGGCCACttcaaaaaacagtaaaacattatGTATCTACGGACATCAGGAAAGTGCTTGAATTTGTGCAAAAAAGAGTTTAAGCAACTGGTTTTGGTGGTTTCGAATGccagaaacaaataaaactgccTTCAGTAGAACTTCAAACTTCAGAATTTGTAATGGGCGACCAAACCAGTACGCATTAAAGTATCCTATCTGTTACGACTCAATGAACGTATGACTTTGAAGTTAACCTTTTTTTGTGATCATGAGATTGTATGAAATATGTTTCACATTTCTCAACCATCAGAGCGCAGAGGGTTTGTCATTTCAAAACAGTGAGTATAAGAATCATACCTTAAACCAgattttgtcaacaaaatgttatttttgagTATCAACATGCAACAGAAGTGCATGTGTCGTATTGCATCATGCAAACAGAAATTAAGAGACAAATGTCACGACCGGAGACATTGTCGCTGCTTTAGAACAACTTTATGTCACTCGTTTAATAACACATCTGTTAATTTGCTCTTAGTGACTAACTCTTTACCTGTCTGATATCAAAAAATGCGTTTAGTAACATTTCAATAATTTAACTTAACAACATGACACACAAATGACAGCTGTctccaaaaaaatcagttgtgCTGGATGAGTCATTTTGAGTTTGTAGTGTATAGTATTGCATGCTTGGTTTGGCCAGTAATCAAATGCTGCAGCACCAACCATTGttacagaaagaggaagaccCAACTAAGAATCAGAAACATTCCAACAAACATATGGAAAAACTCTGGATCAGGCTCTGGGAATATTATCATACCATAGTGTGATTTTGTAGTAGTGTCGTCTTTGTTCAACAATGCCTGGTCGATAATGTGACCGATTGCGCTTTATCTTCAAAAAAGGATGACATCTTCATAATCCAATTTATAGATTAAATGAATTGGATAAAAATGTAGAATTTTTAGGTGCTATTTGTTTTGCCAGAGAGATACTACTAACAGTGCAGAGCAGTTGTCTTAAATGCATGgactttttatgtgtttgcattttgaACGTTAGCACCACGGCAGCCCACAGAACGCTTAATCATTAGCATTGCATGGTAGTTTCATTTTGCAATATGCAAATGGTGGCtgacgaaaaaaaaaaagcagtttgacaAGGATTAATTCTGCTGTTTCCCGAGGTACATATGACGCAAGCATTTAGTAACAGTAGTGTAAAATCTGTATAACACTGAAATCACCCTAGCCGGGTGTGATTTCAAAATGCTCAAACATCCCTTAATTAACCAATCCAAACATTATCACATACCACAAAAGGAGTGGAGACACtcgtgccttttttttttgtttgtgcttgCATCACTGTGTATGTAGTAGTGTGAGTCTGACttagtgtataaatgtatatgtactgtatgtgtgtgaatgagtgttaTGAAAGGCGCCTGCCATATACATTCTCTCCACTAGGAGGAGACAGTAGCTAGGCGTTAAACTCTGATAAGGGGGGGAGAGCctgcagctcacacacacacgcacacacacgcacgcacgcacgcacacacacacatacactcatataCAACGCCTGCATAAGAGCCACAGCAAAATGTAACAGAAGTGCAGTTAGTTAATTCTATGGTCAAACGTGACCCCAGCAGTCAGAAACCACCCTGTTTATTCTGGTGTCGTGTTGACTCTGCGCCACTTTCTGAGGTTGTTTATtccaacaggaagtgacacagCTTAAAAAGGGAGAGAGCTGCTTGTGCCTTTCTCTTGTCCGTTCCGAGGCTGATTCACCCCAAccgttattgttttttttttttagctgaaaaaGGCCACTCATCAAATTTAAACCATGGCAAGGTCCATTCAGAACTTGTGGATGGCTGgttctgtctccctcttcttcAGCTCTTCCCGGTAGCAGTAGGAGCAGTAGTGGCCCGTCTCGGGGTGTCCGTAGTAGGTGCAGCTGGGTGTCCGACAGCGGCTAGACTGAAGGCTGGCCAAACCGCCGGCACTGCCCAGTGAGTAGTGTCTGACTGGGGGTAGTCCACTCCGAGAGTCTAGGTTGGAGCGCATGTCCCGGAAGCCGTTAGTGTAGCTCCCACCACTGGGTTCAGACACGGGGTAGTCTGGTGGGTCGAACTCAGGGGGATACGAGGGTGTGAGGCGAGAGGGACTCAGGGAAGCGGGGCCTTGTGAGTTATTGTATTGAGGATGGGAGGGACCCTGCGTTGTGGGGCAGTGCCGGGGAAGGGTAGCGTACGAGGGGAGGCCAGGGTATGACGTCGCTGGAGAGCCACCAGCGAGCTGGCGCCGAGTATCCATGTAGCCGTGCATATGAAGGTGCTGGGTGAGGGGTGCTGTAGCAGGAGGCTGGTCTATAAAGGAGGGCCGGGGGATGGGCACAACACCAGAGTACATAGAGGGGCTTAAAGGAGAGGACTTAAGTTGGTTAAATGAAGGTGACAGATTCTCTGAGAGCTCCTCTTTGGCCTCGTAAGGCCGGTAGGTCAGCTCTGTACCACCAACCGTCTCCTTCTTGGGTGGCTGGATGCCATTGGTGATACCCTTCCTCTCTGCTTCACGACGCTGTTGGTCTTGCTCAGCCCGGAAGCGCTCCTCTGCATCGGCGAGGTAGCGCTGGATCATCTCCTCCTGGAAGGGCTGCCGGTTGCTGGTAGTGAGAAGGCTGGCGAAGATGAATTTCCTCTCACCTTGCATGGCGGCTCGCATGATGCCCAGGCTGACCTTGACATCAGCGCTGTATTTGTAGGTATCACTCTCAATACTgcttccaccactgctgctcaTACTGCTCCCTGTTCCATTGAGACGCTCACTACCTGAGGAGGGGGAGCCTTTCCCAGAATCCTCTGAGGCATGGGCTGAAGGTGAGCTATCCTTGCTGCCCTTCCTCCCCCTAAATGAgcccttcttcttctccccacCCTCCTGCTTGGCACCTCCAGCTCCAGCGTTCTTTCCTGTCATCAGTCCGCCCACATTTTTCTTCAGCTTGCTGCCGAGGCTCTTGCCAAAACTGCCGAGCTTATTGGCCACGGAGTCTGCCCTCTTCTTGTCTTtatccttctccttctccttcttggttttgtcttttcctgCTGTTCCTGTACCCGCCCCTGCTGATCCACTGCTGGAGGAACTcgatgatgaagaggagctgTTCTTTGCCAAGGAACCTCCTCCGTTGACCGTTGATCCTGTGGTGGTGTCTCCGTTGCCATttgagctgctgctgactgacTCTTTATCTGACTCTCCTGAGTCAGGAGGCGTGCGGGCATCCTCTCCTGCCGACGCAGTAGGTGACTCGGGCTGGGCCAAAGGGGCTTGCTGAAAggaaacaaagcagaaataCAGGCTAGAGGGAAAACAATgcagatatataaatatatatataaatatatattcacattCTGACTAAATTCTAACAGTGAAGGTACATGCCCCTCAggaattggggaaaaaaaaacaaaaaaaaacagcaaatgataTAGAGGATGTGAAAAAAGGGTGATTCATAGAGCTATTTTTTGTAGACCACTGCAGAAAAACATAATGACTCAGTTTCCAGATGCTTTCTCATCTACAAACACTTTAAAggagctgtaaaataaagaatacTGTATTTGGAAATGGCATGGCGTACATGATGACGCAGTATTCTGATCTCAGACAAGGAGCAGTTACAGAATGCTCCatctttcagcaatcacacaccATCATAGAGCTATCCTTTGGGCACAATGGTGAACTGAACAATCCCCTTAAATTATATCTTAATAGAGGGATTCCTGTATTGCCTCTATTCCCTGCAGCGTAACCATGAAACAGCCATGAACTTGTCCTTCCAAGCTGTCTGGCGTTAGCATGTGGCATACAAGAGCACCTTTGTCATAGTGTTTGCTTGGCGTGACTGTATGACCTGAATGGCccactgtagtttgttttcacTTACAATTTGTACAGCAGTCTGGGGACAGCTGGTCTTGCCCTTGTCTGTAACCAATGTGGGAAATTAACACCAACTACTAGTGGCTGTTATATAGTTTACAAACCACTTAATCATCAATCTGATAAATGCATGTTACACACTGGAGATTCTTTTTCATTCCAAAACTCTATTTGGCTTGTAAAATACTTCAAAATACTCAATCAGCCTTCAAAatgagttggaaaaaaaaacccttctctATTTATCACTTACTTATGTTGCctgtcattgttaaaaaaaacaaaattaaaaaattaaaaaaaaacaggatgtaCAATAAAATTATACATGGATCCTGTTGTGTCATAAAATTTTCATCTGTCACGAGCAAAATGAGGAGCAAACATCACTAAGCACGTCTGTGTGGACCTCCATCTTTACCTCACAGGGCAGGGGCAGCCAGCTGACCGTCATGTAGCTGTGTAGCATCTGTAGCTTGGCCTCCAAAGAAAGTGCGACACTgggaagaagaaggaaagagaggaacGAGACAAAGTTTAGTGGGAGGGGACCATTGCTTTCTGCAAAGGCCCACCAGTGTCATGCTTGTATAAATGTAATTGCTTTAGTTTGAGTGAATGATGTTATtatttcatgttaaaatgtaataGTGATGTTAGACAGTACTGGTCATGAGCTGGATACTAAACCGTGATACGAGAGGAAAATGCGTATCCAAAATAATATGCGGAGGATGCCAGAAATCTATGCAGAGTTACACCAAGTTAACATACTTTGAACTCATATATACAGACAAGTATTAAGTTATAAATAAACTAAGCTGTTTCCAGAGATAATGGTAAATGTTATTAACTTGATATACCGTATAATGTCGGTGCTCTTCTTTGATACGGGCCGATAATAAAACTGAACGTAGATTTACATGCTGTAGCTGGTAATTTGGCTCTGAGTGGCAAATGCACCAACAGTATCTtgttttaaactgaatatctttaagcTCAACAAATGACATGATGGATAAAGAATGAACTCAATGACCTTTTCCAAACAATGTTAAAAGCCACTCCGTGTAATAATATCTCTGTCCACCATTTCATCTGAATGAGACATCCATAGTGTCAACAACTGAGGTAAACAGAGTGGAAGGTTATTTTTACTGAACTGCTATTTTGGTGCTCCTTCCCTTGGTCCATTCATAGAAGGTATTTAGAGCTAATCTTATTGTCACTGGCGGTGAGTGTCGCTAATCTGGAGTCAGGGGTCAATCCCTACACAACGACACTACGTCCTAAAGGGACAGCTGTCTATAAGGGTATATACATGGTAGTGAACATGTGCCAATCTTGTTTTAGTCAGTGTTCTTTGCGACCCTTAAAAGCATTTCTAAGTTTGTTGTATGAATACATCTGACCCGACAAACTGGATGTAAATcttaaatatttacattcaaTTTATGTTATCtgtaaaaaaatttttttttttttttttttaggagatCATACCTTGCCAGCATCACGTTGTCTGTGTCATCCTTGCCCCATTCCCAATCTTTCCCAGGGTCCACAGCAAAGTGCAGAGGCAGCATTTTGTGCTCCGAGTCAGTGAGAGGAATCACAACTGCTGgtagagatggaaaaaaaaaaaaaaaaaattcttagaAAAAAAGACCAATTGTTTTAACCAAGCGCTGTGGATTGTCTGGagacagaaatatttcaaagtGCAATCAATTCTCTCACTTtctattttaacattttgcctGTTGTGTCTGCCCAGTATTGTTTTTGGATGGTCCCATCTGATATTTTTAGATTGTAAATGTTGGTACTGACTGTTACTTGACTTACAAAGATAAACTTGTAATTtgagcaacaaaaacaaaaatcagattGACCATAagcattcagtgttttttttttcaaaagagtTACTATTTAAATCCATTATActctcatttaaaaacagctcttgatgaaatgccaaacatttgacttTAACTTTCATCAAAATATCATTCAACTTTAATACTGGATGTTGGTCAGTTGCTTGCTTGCTTAATGCTGAGCTAAAGAGATCACTGGATATACTCAAAAGCCCAACGGCCATTAGTCACCATTCTTAAATAAACCACTAAGgtcaatattaaaaaaagaacttcCCCACCAAGCAAAGGCAGCAAGCTGTGAAGTGAGAAAGTGGGTTCTAGTGCTTGCTAGAAAACTCTGGCTTTGCACCttacacacattaatatatttaactaatttaaggaatattattttttaagacATCTCATCAGCATAGCATTATACCCACAGTTGATGTACTGTGATATATGACTGTAAAATTTTAGCTGCTTACTAGGAAGCTgctaaataaaaatcaatactCAGATGAAAACAGTGATGGATGATGCAGGGTATTACCTTGCTCTTTGGAGCTGTCCTTCTGTTCCATGGAGACCAGTGCAGAAAAGTGTGCCTGGTCATATGCCAGGACCAGGGGCGAGCGATGGCACTTGGCAGCTGGCACTTCCAGTGGTAGGTAGATGCCTCCGAATGGGATGGGAGCAAAAGCTAGAGAGGAGTAAAAAGGACATTAAACATCTGAAAAGCATGACCTCAGCACTGTTTCCATAGCTGATAAAGCACACTGGGAGGATTTaagccaaaaaataaaaatgggcTTTCAcctgtataaataaatcaaatgttggGAGTTCATTTGCATCAATTTCCAGCCAATTATTCTATACCAAGAGTGCTGTCTCCTCAGATATCATTAAATCAACCTTTGAGGGTATCAGTAATGCAAATAAAATTAACAGCTACTATAATTATCAAACTATTAAGGcatttgttt includes:
- the otud7b gene encoding OTU domain-containing protein 7B isoform X3; this translates as MTVDMDAVLSDFVRSTGAEPGLARDLLEATEKRLSRGISHASSTIVSLARSHVSSTGGSSSEPLLDTPLCTFQLPDLTMYRDDFRGFIERDLIEQSMMVALEHAGRLNWWTKVVPNCQSLLPLATSGDGNCLLHAASLGMWGFHDRDLMLRKSLYALMDHGLEREALKRRWRWQQTQQNKESGLVYTEEEWQKEWNELLKLASSEPRIHYSTNGTNGGESSDEPVYESLEEFHVFVLAHVLRRPIVVVADTMLRDSGGEAFAPIPFGGIYLPLEVPAAKCHRSPLVLAYDQAHFSALVSMEQKDSSKEQAVVIPLTDSEHKMLPLHFAVDPGKDWEWGKDDTDNVMLASVALSLEAKLQMLHSYMTVSWLPLPCEQAPLAQPESPTASAGEDARTPPDSGESDKESVSSSSNGNGDTTTGSTVNGGGSLAKNSSSSSSSSSSSGSAGAGTGTAGKDKTKKEKEKDKDKKRADSVANKLGSFGKSLGSKLKKNVGGLMTGKNAGAGGAKQEGGEKKKGSFRGRKGSKDSSPSAHASEDSGKGSPSSGSERLNGTGSSMSSSGGSSIESDTYKYSADVKVSLGIMRAAMQGERKFIFASLLTTSNRQPFQEEMIQRYLADAEERFRAEQDQQRREAERKGITNGIQPPKKETVGGTELTYRPYEAKEELSENLSPSFNQLKSSPLSPSMYSGVVPIPRPSFIDQPPATAPLTQHLHMHGYMDTRRQLAGGSPATSYPGLPSYATLPRHCPTTQGPSHPQYNNSQGPASLSPSRLTPSYPPEFDPPDYPVSEPSGGSYTNGFRDMRSNLDSRSGLPPVRHYSLGSAGGLASLQSSRCRTPSCTYYGHPETGHYCSYCYREELKKRETEPAIHKF
- the otud7b gene encoding OTU domain-containing protein 7B isoform X2 translates to MTVDMDAVLSDFVRSTGAEPGLARDLLEGKNWDFTAALSDFEQLRQVHAGNLTYSFTEERTYLPPEKEMARVGRPILHRQDEVVQATEKRLSRGISHASSTIVSLARSHVSSTGGSSSEPLLDTPLCTFQLPDLTMYRDDFRGFIERDLIEQSMMVALEHAGRLNWWTKVVPNCQSLLPLATSGDGNCLLHAASLGMWGFHDRDLMLRKSLYALMDHGLEREALKRRWRWQQTQQNKESGLVYTEEEWQKEWNELLKLASSEPRIHYSTNGTNGGESSDEPVYESLEEFHVFVLAHVLRRPIVVVADTMLRDSGGEAFAPIPFGGIYLPLEVPAAKCHRSPLVLAYDQAHFSALVSMEQKDSSKEQVVIPLTDSEHKMLPLHFAVDPGKDWEWGKDDTDNVMLASVALSLEAKLQMLHSYMTVSWLPLPCEQAPLAQPESPTASAGEDARTPPDSGESDKESVSSSSNGNGDTTTGSTVNGGGSLAKNSSSSSSSSSSSGSAGAGTGTAGKDKTKKEKEKDKDKKRADSVANKLGSFGKSLGSKLKKNVGGLMTGKNAGAGGAKQEGGEKKKGSFRGRKGSKDSSPSAHASEDSGKGSPSSGSERLNGTGSSMSSSGGSSIESDTYKYSADVKVSLGIMRAAMQGERKFIFASLLTTSNRQPFQEEMIQRYLADAEERFRAEQDQQRREAERKGITNGIQPPKKETVGGTELTYRPYEAKEELSENLSPSFNQLKSSPLSPSMYSGVVPIPRPSFIDQPPATAPLTQHLHMHGYMDTRRQLAGGSPATSYPGLPSYATLPRHCPTTQGPSHPQYNNSQGPASLSPSRLTPSYPPEFDPPDYPVSEPSGGSYTNGFRDMRSNLDSRSGLPPVRHYSLGSAGGLASLQSSRCRTPSCTYYGHPETGHYCSYCYREELKKRETEPAIHKF
- the otud7b gene encoding OTU domain-containing protein 7B isoform X1, which translates into the protein MTVDMDAVLSDFVRSTGAEPGLARDLLEGKNWDFTAALSDFEQLRQVHAGNLTYSFTEERTYLPPEKEMARVGRPILHRQDEVVQATEKRLSRGISHASSTIVSLARSHVSSTGGSSSEPLLDTPLCTFQLPDLTMYRDDFRGFIERDLIEQSMMVALEHAGRLNWWTKVVPNCQSLLPLATSGDGNCLLHAASLGMWGFHDRDLMLRKSLYALMDHGLEREALKRRWRWQQTQQNKESGLVYTEEEWQKEWNELLKLASSEPRIHYSTNGTNGGESSDEPVYESLEEFHVFVLAHVLRRPIVVVADTMLRDSGGEAFAPIPFGGIYLPLEVPAAKCHRSPLVLAYDQAHFSALVSMEQKDSSKEQAVVIPLTDSEHKMLPLHFAVDPGKDWEWGKDDTDNVMLASVALSLEAKLQMLHSYMTVSWLPLPCEQAPLAQPESPTASAGEDARTPPDSGESDKESVSSSSNGNGDTTTGSTVNGGGSLAKNSSSSSSSSSSSGSAGAGTGTAGKDKTKKEKEKDKDKKRADSVANKLGSFGKSLGSKLKKNVGGLMTGKNAGAGGAKQEGGEKKKGSFRGRKGSKDSSPSAHASEDSGKGSPSSGSERLNGTGSSMSSSGGSSIESDTYKYSADVKVSLGIMRAAMQGERKFIFASLLTTSNRQPFQEEMIQRYLADAEERFRAEQDQQRREAERKGITNGIQPPKKETVGGTELTYRPYEAKEELSENLSPSFNQLKSSPLSPSMYSGVVPIPRPSFIDQPPATAPLTQHLHMHGYMDTRRQLAGGSPATSYPGLPSYATLPRHCPTTQGPSHPQYNNSQGPASLSPSRLTPSYPPEFDPPDYPVSEPSGGSYTNGFRDMRSNLDSRSGLPPVRHYSLGSAGGLASLQSSRCRTPSCTYYGHPETGHYCSYCYREELKKRETEPAIHKF